In Humulus lupulus chromosome 7, drHumLupu1.1, whole genome shotgun sequence, the following are encoded in one genomic region:
- the LOC133791787 gene encoding selT-like protein, producing the protein MDRAQILLIGLPLFLFFYDLVSLFAPHPPPHHHHHPPHHHHPPHHHPPHHPHPPHHHPPHHPHHHPHHHPHPPHHPPHRELEQATVVPETLDASSQDEVSAGGLGLGSRIDIFFCSSCSYRGNALTMKKMLETAFPGVDVALANHPPTLPKRIISKLVPVAQIGAVGLVVAGEHIFPMLGFMTPPPWFYSLRANKFGTIASTWLLGNALQSFVQSTGAFEVYLNNELVFSKLKEGRFPGEIELRNVVGKKLGNSGVGGLWS; encoded by the exons ATGGATCGCGCTCAGATTCTTCTGATCGGATTACcactttttctcttcttctacgACCTAGTTAGCCTCTTCGCTCCACATCCACCACCTCACCATCACCACCATCCACCCCACCATCACCATCCACCGCATCATCATCCACCTCACCACCCCCATCCTCCGCATCATCATCCACCGCATCACCCCCATCATCACCCCCATCATCACCCTCATCCTCCGCACCATCCTCCACATCGTGAGCTTGAACAAGCTACCGTTGTCCCTGAAACCCTAGATGCTTCCTCTCAG GATGAAGTAAGTGCTGGGGGACTTGGCCTCGGCAGCAGAATCGACATCTTCTTCTGTTCGTCTTGCTCGTACAG GGGAAATGCCCTTACAATGAAAAAGATGTTGGAGACTGCTTTTCCTGGGGTTGATGTTGCTCTTGCGAATCATCCACCAACTTTGCCTAAGCGTATAATTAGCAAATTGGTTCCAGTTGCCCAAATTGGAGCTGTTGGGCTTGTTGTGGCGGGTGAACACATCTTTCCAATGCTGGGCTTTATGACCCCACCCCCTTGGTTTTATTCTCTGCGTGCGAATAAATTTGGCACCATTGCTTCTACTTGGCTTCTTGGCAATGCTTTGCAATCCTTCGTCCAAAGCACTGGGGCATTTGAGGTCTACCTCAACAATGAATTG GTTTTCTCTAAACTAAAGGAGGGTAGGTTTCCAGGAGAAATTGAACTGAGGAACGTTGTTGGCAAAAAGCTGGGTAATTCTGGCGTTGGAGGTTTGTGGTCCTAG
- the LOC133791786 gene encoding internal alternative NAD(P)H-ubiquinone oxidoreductase A1, mitochondrial-like, whose amino-acid sequence MAWLRSLIQLSVTKSSSIRTRKTNPFPLPTLALIAQFSSAPTHETPRVTPYSGLGPAKQGEKPRVVVLGSGWAGCRLMKGLDTSMYDVVCVSPRNHMVFTPLLASTCVGTLEFRSVAEPIGRIQPAISREPGSYFFLSKCVGIDTDKHVVECETVTDAAESLDPWKFKISYDKLVIALGAEASTFGIHGVTEHAIFLREVYHAQEIRRKLLLNLMLSDIPGVSEAEKSRLLHCVVVGGGPTGVEFSGELSDFIMRDVRQRYAHVKNYIHVTLIEANEILSSFDDRLRHYATKQLTKSGVRLVRGVVKDVKAQKLILDDGTEVPYGLLVWSTGVGPSPFIKSLDLPKAPGGRIGVDEWLRIPSLEDVFSIGDCSGFLESTGRSTLPALAQVAERQGKYLANLLNRIGKAGGGPANRAKDIEFGEQFVYKHLGSMATIGRYKALVDLRQSKEAKGVSLAGFPSWFIWRSAYLTRVISWRNRFYVAINWATTFVFGRDISRI is encoded by the exons ATGGCTTGGTTGCGGAGCCTCATCCAACTCTCAGTCACCAAATCCTCGTCCATTAGAACCAGAAAAACAAACCCATTTCCCTTGCCAACGCTCGCTTTGATCGCACAATTCAGCTCAGCTCCGACGCACGAGACTCCGCGGGTTACTCCTTATTCGGGGTTGGGGCCCGCCAAGCAGGGCGAGAAGCCGAGGGTCGTGGTTCTGGGATCCGGATGGGCTGGTTGCCGACTCATGAAGGGTTTGGATACCAGTATGTACGACGTCGTTTGCGTCTCGCCTAGGAACCATATGGTCTTCACGCCTCTTTTGGCCTCCACCTGTGTTGGGACGCTTGAGTTTAGGTCCGTGGCTGAACCCATTGGGAGGATCCAACCCGCCATTTCTCGGGAACCCGGATCATACTTCTTCCTCTCGAAATGTGTCGGCATCGATACCGATAAACATGTG GTGGAATGTGAGACAGTTACTGATGCAGCAGAATCTTTGGATCCTTGGAAATTCAAGATTTCATACGACAAGTTGGTTATTGCATTAGGTGCAGAAGCCTCAACTTTTGGAATCCATGGTGTAACAGAACATGCAATTTTTCTTCGTGAAGTGTACCATGCCCAAGAGATTCGTAGGAAGCTGCTGCTAAATTTAATGCTGTCAGATATACCTG GGGTTTCAGAAGCAGAGAAGTCTAGACTCCTGCACTGCGTTGTTGTAGGTGGCGGTCCCACCGGAGTTGAGTTCAGTGGAGAACTTAGTGATTTTATAATGAGAGATGTTCGACAGCGATATGCTCACGTGAAAAATTATATTCATGTTACCTTAATTGAG GCAAACGAAATATTGTCTTCATTTGATGATCGACTCCGGCATTATGCAACCAAGCAGTTGACTaag TCAGGAGTTCGTCTTGTCCGTGGGGTTGTCAAGGATGTCAAAGCTCAAAAATTAATTCTTGATGATGGCACAGAGGTTCCTTATGGGCTGTTAGTATGGTCTACAGGTGTTGGTCCATCACCTTTTATAAAATCCCTTGACCTTCCAAAAGCTCCGGGTGGAAG GATTGGTGTTGATGAGTGGCTGCGTATTCCTTCTTTGGAGGACGTATTTTCGATAGGAGACTGCAGTGGCTTTCTTGAAAGTACTGGAAGATCGACCCTACCAGCGTTAGCCCAG GTTGCAGAGCGTCAAGGAAAATATTTAGCGAATCTCTTGAACAGAATCGGTAAAGCTGGTGGTGGTCCTGCAAACAGAGCGAAGGATATCGAATTCGGGGAGCAATTTGTTTACAAGCATTTAGGAAGCATGGCCACCATCGGCAGATACAAGGCTCTTGTGGACCTCAGACAGAGCAAG GAGGCGAAAGGTGTATCTCTTGCTGGATTCCCGAGTTGGTTTATATGGCGCTCGGCTTATCTAACGCGCGTGATAAGCTGGAGAAATAGATTCTATGTGGCAATCAActgggctacaacttttgtgttTGGCCGTGATATAAGCAGAATATAA